One region of Candidatus Binatus sp. genomic DNA includes:
- a CDS encoding TIGR00730 family Rossman fold protein has translation MAIKRVCVYCASSRQCDAAYHDAAARLGRTLARNQVTLVYGGGSVGSMGHLADAAIAEGGRVIGVLPRFMYDLEWGHRGLSELLIVNDLHERKRLMIDEVDAVIALPGGCGTLEELFEAITWKRLGLFGGAIVLVNTLGFYAQCAALLESCIERRFMDERHRAMWSLVDRPEDVLDAIAGAPPWPHGNRNFAAL, from the coding sequence ATGGCTATCAAGCGAGTCTGCGTCTATTGCGCCTCGAGTCGTCAGTGCGACGCCGCCTATCACGACGCCGCCGCGCGCCTGGGCCGCACGTTGGCGCGCAACCAGGTAACGCTGGTCTATGGCGGCGGCAGCGTCGGCTCGATGGGTCATCTTGCGGATGCGGCGATTGCCGAAGGCGGCCGCGTGATCGGCGTCCTGCCGCGTTTCATGTACGACCTCGAATGGGGTCATCGCGGCCTGAGCGAGCTGCTGATCGTAAATGACCTGCACGAGCGCAAGCGCCTGATGATCGACGAAGTCGACGCGGTAATCGCGCTGCCCGGTGGATGCGGCACGCTCGAGGAGCTGTTCGAAGCGATCACGTGGAAGCGGCTTGGATTGTTCGGCGGCGCGATCGTGCTGGTCAACACTCTTGGCTTTTACGCGCAGTGCGCGGCGTTGCTGGAGAGCTGCATCGAGCGGCGTTTCATGGACGAGCGTCATCGTGCGATGTGGTCGCTCGTCGACCGGCCCGAGGATGTGCTCGACGCGATCGCCGGCGCGCCGCCCTGGCCGCATGGAAATCGCAATTT